A window of the Mucilaginibacter sp. cycad4 genome harbors these coding sequences:
- a CDS encoding alpha/beta hydrolase, producing MFVIKKLSASLALLIFMLITGNGALAQPVTAPGSYYTSFDGVKIHYEVKGDGFPVILVHGFSGTGEGWKKGQLYNDLLTAGYKVIILDQRGNGWSDKPHDDAGYANDAEAKDIMGLATSLGLKRYDIVGYSRGSIITSRVFVLDKRVQKAVMGGMGDAYTNPEWPRRIHAYKALMGDTSFHDVDGMIKYIHSNPFDELALAYQQKWQPSTSKQELGKVKIPVLLIDGTEDHDNGDEVALHKLIPGSKLVHVPGDHNSASRTPQFSKAVMAFLK from the coding sequence ATGTTTGTTATCAAAAAACTATCGGCAAGTTTAGCGCTGTTAATTTTTATGCTGATCACCGGCAATGGTGCATTAGCGCAGCCGGTTACTGCTCCCGGCAGCTATTATACTTCGTTTGATGGTGTTAAAATTCATTATGAAGTGAAAGGCGATGGCTTCCCGGTGATACTGGTACATGGTTTTTCGGGCACGGGCGAAGGCTGGAAAAAAGGACAGCTTTATAATGATCTGTTAACGGCTGGTTATAAAGTGATCATACTGGACCAGCGGGGCAACGGTTGGTCGGACAAGCCCCACGACGATGCCGGTTATGCTAATGACGCTGAAGCCAAAGACATCATGGGCCTGGCCACAAGCCTTGGCTTGAAACGATATGATATTGTTGGATACTCCCGTGGATCCATCATTACTTCGCGCGTGTTTGTACTGGATAAACGGGTTCAAAAGGCGGTAATGGGTGGCATGGGCGATGCTTATACCAATCCCGAATGGCCGCGAAGGATTCATGCTTATAAGGCTTTAATGGGCGATACCAGCTTTCATGATGTTGATGGGATGATCAAATACATCCACAGTAACCCTTTTGATGAACTTGCTTTGGCCTATCAGCAAAAGTGGCAGCCATCAACCAGCAAACAGGAATTAGGAAAGGTAAAAATCCCGGTGCTGCTCATTGACGGAACCGAAGATCACGATAACGGCGACGAGGTTGCTCTTCATAAGCTCATTCCCGGCTCAAAGCTTGTTCACGTTCCGGGCGATCATAACAGCGCCAGCCGCACTCCCCAATTTTCAAAAGCTGTAATGGCTTTCCTGAAATAA
- a CDS encoding helix-turn-helix domain-containing protein, with translation MSKVALKIEHYTSEELRSLLRKDEKYQQAIRLYACYQVSLGKRPQELESIYETSFKSICNWVNRLNEGGIEALIDKVKPGRNNRLTNDELQSIKAVLLNKQPDDYGFNSATWTGPLLIELIRKEYQVEYKKAQIYNILKKLGLTFQKGKGLYPEAQDREEKVNVLKKTPGVSAS, from the coding sequence ATGAGCAAAGTAGCATTAAAAATAGAACATTATACTTCAGAAGAGTTACGATCCCTATTGAGGAAAGACGAGAAGTATCAACAGGCGATAAGATTATACGCCTGTTACCAGGTTTCTTTAGGTAAGCGGCCACAGGAGTTGGAATCGATTTACGAAACGTCTTTTAAGTCGATTTGCAATTGGGTAAACCGTTTAAATGAAGGCGGGATAGAGGCATTAATAGATAAGGTAAAACCGGGAAGAAATAACCGGCTTACGAATGATGAGCTACAATCGATAAAAGCTGTATTGTTAAATAAGCAGCCCGATGATTATGGATTTAACAGCGCCACCTGGACAGGGCCGTTATTGATTGAACTGATCAGGAAGGAATATCAGGTTGAATATAAAAAAGCGCAGATATACAATATATTAAAGAAGTTAGGTTTGACATTTCAAAAGGGTAAAGGCCTGTATCCCGAAGCACAGGACAGGGAAGAAAAGGTAAATGTTTTAAAAAAAACTCCGGGAGTT